A portion of the Gasterosteus aculeatus chromosome 12, fGasAcu3.hap1.1, whole genome shotgun sequence genome contains these proteins:
- the cmtr2 gene encoding cap-specific mRNA (nucleoside-2'-O-)-methyltransferase 2, translating into MRSVILSHVKSVAAFSFSSNSPVWRMSSGNGTRRKVSQPQHFDDTVDPKTLIEIQGIFCKIRTYVKPSGGEWCVPDPNGALKHGAEEHPALQALKASLNGVKNQLSDKNVEVWHQHTNSTNRAGKVIAAVRSAANAEICTQAWCKFFEILGTFDLLPVEALQDGELNTVHLCEAPGAFITALNHYTKTSESARHCDWSWAANTLNPYHEANGSGATIADDRLIANTLPRWFFGSDNTGDVMTQKHLLELQAFVANMRRVDVVTADGSFDCQEKPDEQEALVASLLYCEATAALLLLSPGGSFVLKMFTLYEHSSVCLLYLLSCCFRSVNVFKPATSKSGNSEVYVVCLHYDGKEAVRPLLAKLIRNYGPHLADREALFPNSLVPRSFLRQHEAVCSYFHALQVETITENLRLSEGMSGEQRRRLDYIRDRTAQEYLQRFQVTFLPRSRWVSRNAVTPACCGASAGRPLGQKKQTGSFNERRELQTLSWRQRLQRGCHAAWVQTHCAEASGAGCALEGPLSGCQEDLWHVVVGAALPAVRNSAFCDGGLLTHVNEALLHTAADWTRTPPCDFCRALHPASVLSEVAGLCVDPVEIGKPRRCLVFDSRSAWDACEGQTGDLVLTFPAEPPAPPGGCSTLHDGDPLYQQRLLGCVAFSLQTLSSGDALLLPLSSAFTRVTAAVVLCLHACFRSVTFRCPPPSGGVGAVLVCAGLCPEAAAQLLPVLTDVHSCMSQMLSGEEETGKNPASGGQSQVLQFVPMEQLLTGEVAEFLRTMNREIIRQQLHFLMQS; encoded by the exons atgcgcagtgtcATTCTGAGTCACGTGAAAAGCGTGGCTGCGTTCTCCTTCAGCAGCAATAGTCCG GTGTGGAGGATGAGCTCCGGCAACGGGACCAGGAGGAAGGTCTCCCAGCCGCAGCACTTCGACGACACAGTCGACCCCAAAACGCTGATTGAGATTCAAGGTATTTTTTGTAAAATCAGAACGTATGTGAAACCTTCGGGTGGCGAGTGGTGCGTCCCCGACCCAAACGGCGCTCTAAAGCACGGCGCGGAGGAGCACCCCGCTCTGCAGGCCCTGAAGGCGTCGCTGAACGGGGTCAAGAACCAGCTCAGTGACAAGAACGTCGAGGTCTGGCATCAGCACACCAACTCCACCAATCGGGCCGGGAAGGTGATCGCTGCCGTGCGCTCCGCTGCCAACGCGGAGATCTGCACTCAGGCCTGGTGCAAGTTCTTTGAGATCCTGGGAACCTTCGACCTTCTTCCCGTGGAGGCTCTTCAGGACGGGGAGCTGAACACGGTCCACCTGTGCGAAGCTCCGGGGGCTTTTATAACCGCTCTGAACCACTACACCAAAACCAGCGAGTCCGCGCGCCACTGTGACTGGAGCTGGGCCGCCAACACTCTCAACCCGTACCACGAGGCCAACGGCAGCGGCGCCACAATCGCCGACGACCGGCTGATTGCCAACACGCTGCCCCGGTGGTTCTTTGGATCGGACAACACTGGCGACGTCATGACCCAGAAACatctgctggagctgcaggcGTTTGTGGCCAACATGCGCAGGGTTGACGTGGTGACGGCGGACGGCAGTTTCGACTGTCAGGAGAAGCCGGATGAGCAGGAGGCGCTGGTGGCGTCGCTGCTTTACTGCGAAGCCACcgccgcgctgctgctgctgagcccCGGCGGCTCCTTCGTGCTGAAGATGTTCACCCTGTACGAGCACTCCTCCGTCTGCCTGCTCTACCTGCTGAGCTGCTGTTTCCGATCCGTCAACGTCTTCAAGCCCGCCACCAGCAAGTCGGGCAACTCCGAGGTGTacgttgtgtgtctgcactACGACGGCAAGGAGGCTGTGCGGCCCCTGCTGGCGAAACTGATTCGCAACTACGGGCCACATCTGGCCGACCGAGAGGCGCTTTTCCCGAACTCGCTTGTCCCGCGGTCGTTTCTGAGGCAGCACGAAGCAGTGTGCTCGTACTTCCACGCGCTGCAAGTGGAGACCATCACGGAAAACCTGCGACTGTCTGAGGGAATGAGCGGCGAGCAGAGGCGGCGTCTTGACTACATCAGGGACCGCACGGCTCAGGAATACCTGCAGCGCTTCCAG GTGACCTTCCTCCCACGAAGTCGATGGGTCTCTCGTAACGCGGTGACTCCCGCCTGCTGCGGCGCCTCAGCGGGCCGACCCCTGGGACAGAAGAAGCAAACGGGCTCCTTCAACGAGCGCAGGGAATTGCAGACCCTGAGCTGGAGGCAGCGCCTCCAGAGAGGTTGCCACGCAGCCTGGGTACAGACGCACTGCGCCGAGGCCTCGGGGGCCGGCTGCGCGCTAGAAGGACCCCTGTCCGGCTGTCAGGAGGATTTGTGGCACGTTGTCGTCGGAGCTGCGCTGCCCGCGGTCAGGAACTCTGCCTTCTGTGACGGAGGATTGTTGACCCACGTGAATGAAGCCCTGCTGCATACAGCGGCAGACTGGACTCGCACGCCCCCGTGCGACTTCTGCCGCGCGCTCCACCCGGCCTCCGTCCTGTCCGAGGTTGCGGGTCTTTGCGTCGACCCGGTGGAAATCGGAAAGCCGAGACGCTGTTTGGTGTTTGACAGCCGCTCAGCGTGGGACGCCTGTGAGGGCCAAACGGGGGATTTAGTCTTAACATTTCCTGCAGAGCCGCCGGCTCCTCCAGGAGGCTGCAGCACTCTGCATGACGGGGATCCGCTGTACCAGCAGCGGCTTCTGGGTTGCGTTGCGTTCTCCCTGCAGACACTGAGCTCCGGGGacgcgctgctgctgcctttGTCTTCGGCCTTCACCCGTGTCACCGCAGCCGTTGTGCTCTGCCTGCACGCGTGTTTTCGCTCCGTCACGTTCAGGTGTCCGCCCCCCTCCGGCGGAGTCGGGGCAGTGCTCGTGTGTGCAGGTTTATGCCCTGAAGCTGCTGCACAACTGCTCCCTGTTCTCACCGATGTCCATAGCTGCATGAGTCAGATGTTAAGCGGAGAGGAGGAAACGGGTAAGAATCCTGCGTCCGGGGGTCAGAGTCAGGTGCTGCAGTTTGTTCCCATGGAGCAGCTTCTCACAGGAGAAGTGGCTGAGTTCCTGCGGACCATGAACAGGGAAATCATCCGGCAGCAGCTGCATTTTCTCATGCAATCATAG